One genomic segment of Streptomyces liangshanensis includes these proteins:
- a CDS encoding NUDIX hydrolase, with protein MSFRLAAYALCVERGSVLLVRHRSGNWSLPGGKVEHAEDPFDAVVREVAEETGCEAVVERLLGVDSRVIPAAVTHAGTEHQNVGVFYQVRLVSGELRPEPDGETTGSVWTPIPDVARLRRSSLVDIGLALVREAPATGHVAAVPVGGLVQY; from the coding sequence ATGAGCTTCCGGCTGGCGGCGTACGCCCTGTGTGTCGAGCGGGGCAGCGTGCTGCTCGTCCGTCACCGCTCGGGGAACTGGAGCCTTCCGGGCGGCAAGGTCGAGCACGCGGAGGACCCGTTCGACGCCGTGGTCCGGGAGGTCGCCGAGGAGACCGGATGCGAGGCGGTGGTGGAGCGCCTGCTGGGGGTGGACTCGCGGGTGATCCCGGCGGCCGTGACGCATGCGGGGACCGAGCACCAGAACGTCGGTGTCTTCTACCAGGTCCGTCTTGTCAGCGGTGAGCTGCGGCCCGAACCCGACGGCGAGACGACCGGGTCGGTCTGGACACCGATCCCGGACGTCGCGCGCCTGCGCAGGTCGTCGCTCGTCGACATCGGCCTCGCCCTGGTGCGGGAGGCCCCCGCGACCGGCCACGTCGCCGCCGTGCCCGTCGGCGGCCTGGTCCAGTACTAA
- a CDS encoding glycoside hydrolase family 2 TIM barrel-domain containing protein yields MPSPHSGYVTDTAPGRGALRAARSWLRSDAPSLSLNGPWRFRLSPTAYAAEDFAAEGFDDHGWDDIPVPSHWVLQGDGAYGRPIYTNVQFPFPIDPPHVPDENPTGDYRRHVEIPAAWTDAERILLRFDGVESLFRLWVNGEEIGGASGSRLAHEFDVTSAVRPGDNVVAVRVHQWSAASYVEDQDQWWLPGIFRDVTLVARPAGGVEDVWLRTAFADGHGRVEPEITADPAAFPVTLRLPELGVEHVWATPADVSPLDLGAVEPWSAERPRLYDATVASAAESIALRIGFRTVEIRGDRFLVNGRRVVFHGMNRHETHPERGRVFDEEHAREDLARMKRFNVNAIRTSHYPPHPRLLDLADELGFWVVLECDLETHGFDHTGWTGNPSDDPAWREAYLDRIRRTVERDKNHPSVVMWSLGNEAGTGSNLAAMSAWVHARDTGRPVHYEGDHTGEYTDVYSRMYSSVLETEEIGTDGSRAPLMGCTPAQGARQRTRPFLLCEYAHAMGNGPGALDQYEALTHRFPRLHGGFVWEWRDHGIATTTPDGTPYFAYGGDFGEVVHDGNFVMDGMVLSDDVPTPSLYEFKAVVQPIRFTFDDNYDHEQGRDRRHDHVEITNLRHSADTSDLRFSWRVEHDGTPAASGHLEIPVIPAGGSARVALPPVPVSPDGETWLTLDATLAADTAWAGEGHVLATAQLDRSAPRPVPPVRPRTDWRPSDGTLALGIAEFTGGTLTRLAGRPVTGPRLELFRAPTDNDEGTSGEIEESDASVAGISNATLWRRHGLDRLTTRRLAVERTPDALRVLDKVSAAHSALSVTVESVWSLEDGELELRVETTPSAGWPTVWPRIGIRFDLPDDDAPVDGADWFGLGPLESYPDSMRAARTGRFSSPLRDLSVAYARPQETGHRSQLRRLTLTSAGSGILRVTALPDTRHRRPGFTLSRHTPQQITGAAHPHELPESSTTHLIIDAAQHGLGSRACGPDVWPEFALRPEARTIRLRVAAI; encoded by the coding sequence ACGTGCCGGACGAGAACCCCACCGGCGACTACCGCCGCCACGTCGAGATCCCCGCCGCGTGGACGGACGCCGAGCGGATCCTCCTCCGCTTCGACGGCGTCGAGTCGCTCTTCCGGCTGTGGGTGAACGGCGAGGAGATCGGCGGCGCCAGTGGCAGCCGCCTCGCCCACGAGTTCGACGTCACCTCGGCCGTCCGCCCCGGCGACAACGTCGTCGCGGTACGCGTCCACCAGTGGTCGGCCGCCAGCTACGTCGAGGACCAGGACCAGTGGTGGCTGCCCGGCATCTTCCGTGACGTCACCCTGGTCGCCCGCCCGGCCGGCGGCGTCGAGGACGTCTGGCTGCGTACCGCCTTCGCCGACGGGCACGGCCGCGTCGAGCCGGAGATCACCGCCGACCCGGCCGCCTTCCCCGTCACGCTCCGCCTCCCGGAACTGGGCGTCGAGCACGTCTGGGCGACCCCGGCCGACGTTTCCCCGCTCGACCTCGGCGCCGTCGAGCCCTGGTCGGCCGAGCGTCCCCGCCTGTACGACGCCACCGTCGCGTCCGCCGCCGAGAGCATCGCCCTGCGGATCGGGTTCCGTACCGTCGAGATCCGCGGCGACCGGTTCCTCGTCAACGGCCGCCGTGTCGTCTTCCACGGGATGAACCGCCACGAGACCCATCCCGAGCGCGGCCGCGTCTTCGACGAGGAGCACGCCCGCGAGGACCTGGCCCGGATGAAGCGCTTCAACGTGAACGCGATCCGCACCAGCCACTACCCGCCGCACCCCCGGCTGCTCGACCTCGCCGACGAACTCGGCTTCTGGGTCGTCCTCGAATGCGACCTGGAGACCCACGGCTTCGACCACACCGGCTGGACCGGCAACCCCAGCGACGACCCGGCGTGGCGCGAGGCCTACCTCGACCGGATCCGGCGCACGGTCGAACGCGACAAGAACCACCCCAGTGTGGTCATGTGGTCCCTCGGCAACGAAGCCGGGACCGGCAGCAACCTGGCCGCGATGTCGGCGTGGGTCCACGCCCGCGACACCGGACGGCCCGTCCACTACGAGGGCGACCACACCGGCGAGTACACCGACGTCTACTCACGCATGTACTCCTCGGTCCTGGAGACCGAGGAGATCGGCACCGACGGCTCACGCGCGCCGCTGATGGGCTGCACCCCCGCACAGGGCGCCCGGCAGCGCACCAGGCCGTTCCTGCTCTGCGAGTACGCGCACGCGATGGGCAACGGACCGGGCGCGCTCGACCAGTACGAGGCGCTGACCCACCGATTCCCGCGCCTGCACGGCGGGTTCGTCTGGGAGTGGCGCGACCACGGCATCGCGACGACCACGCCCGACGGCACCCCCTACTTCGCGTACGGCGGTGACTTCGGCGAGGTCGTCCACGACGGCAACTTCGTGATGGACGGCATGGTGCTCAGCGACGACGTCCCCACGCCGAGCCTGTACGAGTTCAAGGCCGTCGTCCAACCGATCCGCTTCACCTTCGACGACAACTACGACCACGAGCAGGGCCGCGACCGACGCCACGACCACGTGGAGATCACCAACCTCCGCCACTCCGCCGACACGTCCGACCTCCGCTTCTCCTGGCGCGTCGAACACGACGGCACGCCCGCGGCCTCCGGGCACCTGGAGATCCCCGTGATCCCGGCCGGCGGATCGGCGCGCGTCGCCCTGCCCCCGGTCCCGGTGTCACCGGACGGCGAGACCTGGCTCACCCTCGACGCGACCCTGGCGGCCGACACCGCCTGGGCGGGCGAGGGCCACGTCCTCGCGACCGCCCAACTGGACCGGTCGGCGCCCCGCCCCGTACCCCCGGTCCGGCCCCGCACCGACTGGCGGCCGAGCGACGGGACCCTGGCCCTGGGCATCGCCGAGTTCACCGGCGGCACCCTCACACGCCTCGCCGGCCGCCCGGTGACGGGCCCGAGGCTGGAACTGTTCCGCGCCCCGACCGACAACGACGAAGGCACCTCCGGCGAGATCGAGGAGAGCGACGCGAGTGTCGCCGGGATCTCCAACGCCACGCTGTGGCGCCGCCACGGACTCGACCGCCTCACCACGCGGCGCCTCGCCGTCGAACGCACACCGGATGCCCTGCGCGTCCTGGACAAGGTCTCCGCCGCCCACTCCGCGCTGTCGGTGACGGTCGAGTCCGTCTGGTCCCTGGAGGACGGTGAGCTCGAACTGCGCGTGGAGACCACCCCGTCGGCCGGCTGGCCCACGGTCTGGCCGCGCATCGGCATACGCTTCGACCTGCCCGACGACGACGCCCCCGTGGACGGCGCCGACTGGTTCGGCCTGGGCCCCCTGGAGTCGTACCCCGACAGCATGCGCGCCGCCCGGACCGGCCGCTTCTCCTCCCCCCTGCGCGACCTCTCCGTCGCGTACGCCCGGCCGCAGGAGACCGGACACCGCTCCCAGCTCCGCCGGTTGACCCTGACGAGCGCCGGAAGCGGCATCCTGCGGGTCACCGCTCTCCCGGACACGCGTCACCGCCGTCCCGGGTTCACGCTCAGCCGCCACACCCCCCAGCAGATCACCGGGGCGGCCCACCCGCACGAACTCCCGGAGTCGTCGACGACCCACCTGATCATCGACGCGGCCCAGCACGGCCTGGGCTCCCGGGCCTGCGGCCCCGACGTCTGGCCCGAGTTCGCCCTGCGCCCCGAGGCGCGCACGATCAGACTCCGCGTCGCGGCGATCTGA
- a CDS encoding alpha/beta hydrolase family protein: MHPLSDARTPVRSRLRTRPRTGPRTLWAGAVTAAALVAALVPGTAGAQAAANPYERGPAPSVSSIEAARGSYAVSQTSVSSLGVTGFGGGTVYYPTSTADGTFGAVVISPGFTATQSSISWLGPRLASQGFVVFTIDTNSTLDQPDSRGRQLLAALDYLTERSSVRTRIDATRLGVMGHSMGGGGTLEAAKSRPSLQAAIPLTGWNTDKSWPELRTPTLVIGADGDTVAPVATHSEPFYTSLPSSLDKAYLELNGATHFTPNSSNTTIAKYSISWLKRFIDDDTRYEQFLCPLPRPSVTIEEYRGNCPHS, from the coding sequence GTGCACCCGCTCTCCGACGCCCGCACCCCGGTCCGCTCCCGCCTTCGCACCCGTCCCCGCACCGGCCCCCGCACGCTGTGGGCCGGTGCGGTCACCGCCGCCGCGCTGGTCGCGGCACTGGTTCCCGGCACCGCCGGGGCCCAGGCCGCCGCCAACCCGTACGAGCGCGGCCCCGCGCCCTCGGTGTCCAGCATCGAGGCCGCCCGCGGCTCCTACGCCGTCTCCCAGACGTCCGTCTCCTCGCTCGGCGTCACCGGATTCGGCGGGGGGACCGTCTACTACCCCACCAGCACGGCCGACGGCACCTTCGGCGCCGTCGTGATCTCGCCGGGCTTCACCGCGACCCAGTCCAGCATCTCCTGGCTCGGTCCCCGGCTCGCCTCCCAGGGCTTCGTCGTGTTCACCATCGACACCAACTCCACCCTCGACCAGCCCGACAGCCGGGGACGCCAACTGCTCGCCGCACTCGACTACCTGACGGAGCGTTCGTCCGTACGCACCCGGATCGACGCCACCCGCCTGGGCGTCATGGGCCACTCGATGGGCGGCGGCGGAACGCTGGAGGCCGCGAAGAGCCGCCCCTCGCTCCAGGCCGCCATCCCGCTGACCGGCTGGAACACCGACAAGTCCTGGCCCGAGCTCCGTACGCCCACCCTCGTGATCGGCGCGGACGGGGACACGGTCGCACCCGTGGCCACGCACTCGGAGCCGTTCTACACCTCACTGCCCAGCTCCCTGGACAAGGCGTACCTGGAGCTCAACGGTGCCACGCACTTCACACCGAACTCCTCGAACACCACGATCGCGAAGTACAGCATCTCCTGGCTGAAGCGGTTCATCGACGACGACACCCGCTACGAGCAGTTCCTGTGCCCGCTGCCGAGGCCGAGCGTGACCATCGAGGAGTACCGGGGCAACTGCCCCCACTCCTGA
- a CDS encoding DUF4331 family protein has product MSHHLDSPAARADARLNISDLYVFRGERGTVLTMNVCSDAAGPDAPKGFHPEARYEFKIDGTGDAVEDVAFRLRFGAQDAEGSQAVELCRLVGAEASDDMAEGTVLLTGTTGRVVGAQGGLRLWAGRAGDPFWMNPAVVEAVGQAFQHGTDVELPAPDGEEVTSLFSGKKVRSIVLELPDDALLPFTRGRDIGVWGVTALATDAGGWHRVNRCGLPMVSPIFAQFDDELAEKLNRTEPADDIPTFGAEITDRVAAVVGVRGTTSDPHHYGQEVADRVLPDILPYTIGTPAAFGFASFNGRALNDNAGEVMFSLATDSALSIGLTKDAVDAPPTPYFPYVAAA; this is encoded by the coding sequence ATGTCCCATCACCTCGATTCCCCGGCGGCCAGGGCGGACGCCCGGTTGAACATCTCGGACCTGTACGTCTTCCGCGGCGAACGCGGCACCGTCCTCACGATGAACGTCTGCTCCGACGCCGCGGGCCCCGATGCGCCCAAGGGCTTCCACCCGGAGGCCCGGTACGAGTTCAAGATCGACGGTACGGGTGACGCCGTCGAGGACGTGGCCTTCCGCCTGCGGTTCGGCGCGCAGGACGCGGAGGGGTCGCAGGCCGTCGAGCTGTGTCGCCTCGTGGGGGCGGAGGCGTCCGACGACATGGCGGAGGGCACCGTGCTCCTGACCGGGACGACGGGCCGGGTCGTGGGCGCCCAGGGCGGTCTGCGGCTGTGGGCCGGCCGGGCCGGTGACCCGTTCTGGATGAACCCCGCCGTGGTGGAAGCGGTCGGTCAGGCCTTCCAGCACGGCACGGACGTCGAGCTGCCCGCGCCGGACGGCGAAGAGGTGACCAGCCTGTTCTCGGGGAAGAAGGTACGGTCCATCGTGCTCGAACTCCCGGACGACGCCCTGCTGCCCTTCACGCGCGGCCGGGACATCGGCGTCTGGGGTGTCACGGCGCTGGCCACCGACGCCGGGGGCTGGCACCGGGTCAACCGGTGCGGCCTGCCGATGGTGTCGCCGATCTTCGCGCAGTTCGACGACGAGCTGGCGGAGAAATTGAACCGGACCGAGCCCGCCGACGACATCCCCACCTTCGGCGCGGAGATCACCGACCGGGTCGCCGCCGTGGTGGGCGTCCGCGGGACCACGTCCGATCCGCACCACTACGGGCAGGAGGTCGCGGACCGCGTCCTCCCCGACATCCTCCCGTACACGATCGGCACCCCCGCGGCCTTCGGCTTCGCGAGCTTCAACGGCCGGGCGCTGAACGACAACGCGGGCGAGGTCATGTTCTCCCTCGCCACCGACAGCGCCTTGAGCATCGGGCTGACGAAGGACGCCGTCGACGCGCCGCCGACCCCGTACTTCCCGTACGTGGCCGCCGCCTGA
- a CDS encoding type 1 glutamine amidotransferase domain-containing protein: MAKLLFVVSGATYWVLKDGTRYATGYWAEEFAAPYRAITEAGHEVVVATPGGVTPNVDMMSLRPSMAGGEKGALELEEIIRSAEVMRRPLKLSDVRLEDYDAVYLPGGHGPMADLSLDADAGRLLTAQLASGKPLAIVCHAPASMLSTRIHGVSPFKGYKVTCFTNEEEEAVGLASRATWLLEDELKDKVGVDFSRGPIWEPYMVEDRNLITGQNPHSAAILAERLLKILV, encoded by the coding sequence ATGGCGAAACTACTGTTCGTAGTGAGCGGGGCCACGTACTGGGTGCTCAAGGACGGCACGAGGTACGCGACGGGCTACTGGGCCGAGGAGTTCGCGGCCCCGTACCGGGCGATCACCGAGGCCGGGCACGAGGTGGTGGTCGCGACGCCCGGTGGGGTGACCCCGAACGTCGACATGATGAGCCTGCGCCCGTCGATGGCGGGCGGTGAGAAGGGCGCTCTCGAACTGGAGGAGATCATCCGCTCCGCCGAGGTGATGCGGCGCCCCCTCAAGCTGTCGGACGTACGGCTGGAGGATTACGACGCGGTCTACCTGCCGGGCGGCCACGGCCCGATGGCGGATCTGTCGTTGGACGCGGACGCCGGGCGGTTGCTGACGGCGCAGCTCGCGTCGGGCAAGCCGCTGGCGATCGTGTGCCACGCGCCCGCCTCGATGCTGTCCACCAGGATCCACGGGGTGTCGCCCTTCAAGGGCTACAAGGTCACGTGCTTCACCAACGAGGAGGAAGAGGCGGTGGGACTGGCCTCCAGGGCGACGTGGCTGCTGGAGGACGAGTTGAAGGACAAGGTCGGCGTCGACTTCAGCCGGGGTCCGATCTGGGAGCCGTACATGGTGGAGGACCGCAACCTGATCACCGGGCAGAATCCGCACTCGGCCGCGATCCTGGCGGAGCGGTTGCTGAAGATCCTGGTGTGA
- a CDS encoding MFS transporter — translation MTPSGQAVTGTVTTKVPARLDRLPWSRWHWMIVIGLGTVWILDGLEVTVVGNIASRLSEDGSGLPISDAQVTGLAAALYVAGSCAGALFFGWLTDRYGRKKLFLITLAVYLAATAATAVSFSVWWFFLFRFLTGFGIGGEYAAINSAIDELIPSKYRGRVDLIINGSYWLGAMGGALLSVLALNTDIFPKDLGWRLTFALGVVLGLVILLVRRHVPESPRWMFIHGRSDEANDLVDGVEKEIEAETGRPLPEPAGALTIEQRRSTGFIEIGRTLFREYPKRAVLGFSLFIGQAFLYNAITFGFGSILVKFFDVSSGSTGYFFAAIAFGNFLGPLLLGRLFDTVGRKPMIAGTYVLSGLLLFVTAWLFGNGWLNATTMTVCWGVVLFFASAGASSAYLTVSEIFPMETRAMAIAFFYAIGTAAGGISGPLLFAELTDSGVVSDAVTAFCVGATLMVLAGIVAWFFAVAAEGKSLEDIAAPLSARQDDGAPQAPDTPEADNSPTTQAR, via the coding sequence ATGACCCCATCCGGACAAGCGGTCACCGGGACCGTCACCACGAAGGTTCCCGCGCGGCTCGACCGGCTTCCCTGGTCGCGCTGGCACTGGATGATCGTGATCGGCCTGGGGACCGTGTGGATCCTCGACGGCCTCGAAGTGACCGTCGTCGGCAACATCGCCAGTCGCCTTTCGGAGGACGGCAGCGGCCTGCCGATCTCCGACGCCCAGGTCACCGGCCTGGCCGCCGCGTTGTACGTAGCGGGATCCTGCGCGGGCGCGCTGTTCTTCGGCTGGCTCACCGACCGGTACGGGCGCAAGAAGCTCTTCCTCATCACCCTCGCCGTGTATCTCGCGGCGACCGCCGCCACCGCCGTGTCGTTCTCCGTCTGGTGGTTCTTCCTCTTCCGCTTCCTCACCGGCTTCGGCATCGGCGGGGAGTACGCGGCCATCAACTCCGCCATCGACGAACTGATCCCCAGCAAGTACCGCGGCCGCGTCGACCTCATCATCAACGGCAGCTACTGGCTCGGCGCGATGGGCGGCGCGCTGCTCTCCGTACTGGCACTGAACACCGACATCTTCCCGAAGGACCTCGGGTGGCGGCTCACCTTCGCCCTCGGCGTGGTCCTGGGGCTGGTCATCCTCCTCGTCCGGCGCCACGTGCCGGAAAGCCCCCGGTGGATGTTCATCCACGGCAGGTCCGACGAGGCGAACGACCTGGTCGACGGGGTGGAGAAGGAGATCGAGGCGGAGACCGGCCGCCCGCTGCCCGAACCGGCGGGCGCCCTCACCATCGAGCAACGGCGCTCGACCGGCTTCATCGAGATCGGCAGGACGCTCTTCCGTGAGTACCCCAAGCGCGCCGTGCTGGGATTCTCGCTCTTCATCGGCCAGGCCTTCCTCTACAACGCCATCACCTTCGGCTTCGGCTCGATCCTGGTGAAGTTCTTCGACGTCTCCAGCGGCTCGACCGGCTACTTCTTCGCGGCCATCGCCTTCGGCAACTTCCTGGGCCCGCTGCTCCTCGGCCGGCTCTTCGACACCGTGGGCCGCAAGCCGATGATCGCGGGCACGTACGTGCTGTCCGGGCTCCTCCTGTTCGTCACCGCCTGGCTGTTCGGCAACGGCTGGCTCAACGCCACGACCATGACGGTCTGTTGGGGCGTCGTCCTCTTCTTCGCCTCGGCCGGCGCCAGCTCCGCGTACCTCACCGTCAGCGAGATCTTCCCCATGGAGACCCGCGCCATGGCGATCGCCTTCTTCTACGCGATCGGTACGGCGGCCGGCGGTATCTCCGGCCCGCTGCTCTTCGCCGAACTCACCGACAGCGGTGTGGTGAGCGACGCGGTGACGGCGTTCTGCGTCGGTGCGACGCTGATGGTGCTGGCCGGGATCGTGGCGTGGTTCTTCGCCGTGGCGGCCGAGGGCAAGTCGCTGGAGGACATCGCCGCGCCGCTCTCGGCGCGGCAGGACGACGGGGCCCCGCAGGCACCGGATACGCCCGAAGCCGACAACTCACCGACCACTCAGGCGCGTTGA
- a CDS encoding CsbD family protein, with product MKDNEKTEAKVEQAKGKVKKAAGRAVGNERLTAEGRAEESKGDVRQAKEKVKDAFKD from the coding sequence ATGAAGGACAACGAGAAGACCGAGGCGAAGGTCGAGCAGGCCAAGGGCAAGGTCAAGAAGGCGGCCGGCCGTGCGGTGGGCAACGAGCGCCTGACGGCCGAGGGGCGTGCCGAGGAGTCGAAGGGCGACGTGCGGCAGGCCAAGGAGAAGGTGAAGGACGCCTTCAAGGACTGA
- a CDS encoding helix-turn-helix domain-containing protein, with protein MSGKVQLGDFLQTRRSQLRPEDLGVPTYGERRRVPGLRREELALLAGVSVSYYTRLEQGQSLNASPQVLDALARALRLEEAERLHLHNLARSARAAGRGRRPAPERVTAATGQLLDALGDVPAIVTGRRGDVLAWNRLGHALFAGHLDPDSADRPAERPNMARLVFLDAHTRELYAHWRGKARAVVGNLRLVAGQYPDDAALHELVGELSAKNADFASMWADHRVKACAVATYEMRHPLVGPLTVTQQTLSQGTGQNIVVATAEAGSPARTALALLARAVTEGAPVRSGAPPRPRRADLT; from the coding sequence ATGAGCGGAAAAGTGCAGCTCGGGGACTTCTTGCAGACGCGGCGCTCGCAGCTGCGTCCCGAGGATCTCGGAGTACCCACCTACGGCGAACGCCGGCGCGTGCCGGGCCTTCGGCGCGAGGAGTTGGCGCTGCTGGCGGGTGTGAGCGTCTCGTACTACACGCGGCTGGAGCAGGGTCAGTCGCTCAACGCCTCGCCCCAGGTGCTGGACGCGCTCGCCCGGGCCCTGCGGCTGGAGGAGGCGGAGCGCCTGCACCTGCACAACCTGGCCAGGTCGGCGCGGGCCGCGGGTCGCGGGCGGCGGCCCGCGCCGGAGCGGGTCACGGCGGCGACCGGCCAGTTGCTGGACGCGCTGGGGGACGTACCGGCGATCGTGACCGGTCGTCGGGGCGACGTCCTGGCGTGGAACCGGCTGGGGCACGCGCTCTTCGCCGGGCACCTGGATCCGGACTCGGCGGACCGGCCCGCCGAACGTCCCAACATGGCCCGGCTGGTGTTCCTCGACGCGCACACCCGCGAGCTGTACGCGCACTGGAGGGGCAAGGCGCGGGCCGTGGTGGGGAACCTGCGCCTGGTGGCGGGCCAGTACCCGGACGACGCCGCGCTGCACGAGCTGGTGGGTGAACTGAGCGCGAAGAACGCGGACTTCGCGTCGATGTGGGCCGACCACCGGGTCAAGGCCTGCGCCGTCGCCACGTACGAGATGCGTCATCCGCTGGTGGGCCCGCTGACGGTCACGCAACAGACCCTCAGTCAGGGCACGGGCCAGAACATCGTGGTGGCCACCGCGGAGGCCGGCTCCCCCGCCCGTACCGCGCTGGCCCTGCTCGCCCGGGCGGTCACCGAGGGCGCTCCGGTACGGTCCGGGGCCCCGCCCCGGCCCAGGCGCGCCGACCTGACCTGA
- a CDS encoding aldo/keto reductase → MRYIKLGRTGLDVSPVAIGAMTYGDPGRGHPVWSLDEEASRPLIKHALASGINFFDTSNLYSYGSSEEILGRALNDFADRDDVVITTKVRHTMRPGSPNGGGLSRKAIMSEIDHSLRRLGTDHVDVYMIHRLDNDTPPEETLEALHEVVKSGKARYLGASSMHAWQFAKLLHLQERHGWARFVVMEDHYNLLAREEEREMLPLCADEGVATMVWSPLARGRLARPFDRAHATERAATDGSYADLLYAADAAGDRAILDEVGAVADARGVSRAQVALAWLRRNPVVAAPLVGARTIRQIDDAVASLDLDLSADEARRLEAPYTPRYDFQGISDAREMDRIKAGIPGYAHV, encoded by the coding sequence ATGCGCTACATCAAGCTGGGCCGCACCGGCCTCGACGTCTCTCCCGTCGCCATCGGAGCCATGACCTACGGGGACCCCGGGCGGGGCCACCCCGTCTGGTCCCTGGACGAGGAGGCCAGCCGTCCGCTGATCAAGCACGCCCTCGCATCCGGCATCAACTTCTTCGACACCTCCAACCTGTACTCCTACGGTTCCAGCGAAGAGATCCTGGGCCGCGCGCTGAACGACTTCGCGGACCGCGACGACGTCGTCATCACCACCAAGGTCCGCCACACCATGCGGCCCGGCAGCCCCAACGGCGGCGGACTGTCCCGCAAGGCCATCATGTCCGAGATCGACCACAGCCTGCGCCGCCTCGGCACCGACCACGTCGATGTGTACATGATCCACCGCCTGGACAACGACACCCCGCCGGAAGAGACCCTGGAAGCCCTGCACGAGGTCGTGAAGTCCGGAAAGGCCCGCTATCTCGGCGCGTCCTCCATGCACGCCTGGCAGTTCGCCAAGCTCCTCCACCTCCAGGAGCGCCACGGCTGGGCCCGCTTCGTCGTCATGGAGGACCACTACAACCTGCTCGCCCGCGAGGAGGAGCGCGAGATGCTCCCGCTCTGCGCCGACGAGGGCGTCGCCACCATGGTCTGGAGCCCCCTGGCCCGCGGCCGCCTCGCCCGCCCCTTCGACCGGGCCCACGCCACGGAACGCGCCGCCACCGACGGCTCCTACGCCGACCTGCTGTACGCGGCCGACGCCGCAGGCGACCGTGCCATCCTCGACGAGGTCGGCGCCGTCGCCGACGCCCGGGGCGTCTCCCGCGCCCAGGTCGCGCTCGCCTGGCTGCGCCGTAACCCGGTCGTCGCCGCCCCGCTGGTGGGCGCCCGTACGATCCGGCAGATCGACGACGCCGTCGCCTCCCTGGATCTCGACCTGTCCGCCGACGAGGCCCGCCGCCTCGAAGCCCCGTACACCCCCCGGTACGACTTCCAGGGCATCTCCGACGCGCGCGAGATGGACCGCATCAAGGCCGGCATACCCGGCTACGCCCACGTCTGA
- a CDS encoding TetR/AcrR family transcriptional regulator — MSDAAPQRSDAVKNRAVILQVAHDALAESPDASLNSIAKRAGVGPGTLYRHFPTREALILEVHRHDTERLVASVPDVLAAHPPLDALRQWFTTLASYVRIKHGLGEALHSAAAQEVVSASWPPVTAAVKQLLTACEQAGEVRPGIDPVDVIMLMSCLWRTPDNAQGAAQAGRLLELAIDGFRPKS; from the coding sequence ATGTCCGACGCCGCGCCGCAGCGCTCCGACGCGGTGAAGAACCGCGCGGTGATCCTTCAGGTCGCCCACGACGCGCTCGCGGAGTCCCCGGACGCCTCGCTCAACTCGATCGCCAAGCGCGCGGGCGTCGGCCCGGGGACGCTCTACCGGCACTTCCCCACCCGTGAGGCCCTGATCCTGGAGGTCCACCGGCACGACACGGAGCGCCTCGTCGCGTCCGTACCCGACGTACTCGCGGCGCACCCCCCGCTGGACGCGCTACGGCAGTGGTTCACCACGCTCGCGAGCTATGTACGCATCAAGCACGGCCTGGGCGAGGCCCTGCACTCGGCCGCCGCGCAGGAGGTGGTCAGCGCCTCGTGGCCGCCCGTCACCGCCGCGGTGAAGCAGCTCCTCACCGCCTGCGAACAGGCCGGCGAGGTGCGTCCGGGCATCGATCCGGTGGACGTCATCATGCTCATGAGCTGCCTGTGGCGCACGCCGGACAACGCCCAGGGCGCCGCCCAGGCCGGGCGTCTGCTGGAGTTGGCGATCGACGGCTTCCGGCCGAAGAGCTGA